The Oncorhynchus masou masou isolate Uvic2021 chromosome 31, UVic_Omas_1.1, whole genome shotgun sequence genome includes a region encoding these proteins:
- the psme3 gene encoding proteasome activator complex subunit 3, which translates to MNSLLKVDNELKTKVDAFRERITGEAEELVASFFPNKLLELDHFLKDPGLNICELKEIHSEINLTVPDPIILSSLHDGLEAQNAKKRKMEDGSGEDKVAGTKVFVMPGGMMKSNAKLVDLIEKVKPEIRTLIEKCNTVKMWVQLLIPRIEDGNNFGVSIQEETVAELRTVEGEAASYLDQISRYYITRAKLVSKIAKYPHVEDYRRTVTEIDEKEYISLKIIVSELRNQYVTLHDMILKNIDKIKKPRSSNAEALY; encoded by the exons ATGAATTCTCTCCTCAAGGTGGACAATGAACTCAAAACTAAG GTCGATGCTTTCAGAGAACGAATTACTGGGGAG GCAGAGGAGTTAGTTGCAAGTTTTTTCCCAAATAAGTTATTGGAACTCGACCATTTCCTCAAG GATCCTGGCTTAAACATCTGTGAACTGAAGGAAATACACTCAGAAATCAACTTGACTGTGCCAGACCCCATTATACTCTCGAGCCTCCACGATGGACTTGAAGCG CAAAATGCCAAAAAGAGGAAGATGGAAGATGGCTCTGGGGAGGACAAGG TGGCTGGCACCAAGGTTTTTGTCATGCCCGGTGGGATGATGAAGAGCAATGCCAAGCTGGTGGACCTGATTGAGAAGGTCAAGCCAGAGATCAGGACACTGATAGAGAAATGTAACACG GTCAAAATGTGGGTTCAGTTGCTTATCCCAAGAATAGAAGATGGCAACAACTTTGGAGTTTCAATTCAG GAGGAGACAGTTGCTGAACTCCGAACAGTGGAGGGAGAGGCAGCATCTTACCTCGACCAGATATCCAG ATACTACATCACAAGAGCAAAGCTGGTGTCCAAAATAGCAAAATACCCACATGTG GAGGACTACCGGCGCACAGTGACGGAGATTGATGAGAAAGAATACATCAGCCTCAAGATCATAGTTTCAGAGCTGAGAAATCAATAC GTAACGTTACACGACATGATCTTGAAGAACATTGACAAGATAAAGAAGCCTAGGAGCAGTAATGCTGAGGCATTGTACTAA